A single window of Syntrophotalea acetylenica DNA harbors:
- the murI gene encoding glutamate racemase, with protein sequence MPDRAIGVFDSGVGGLTVLKEIQRLLPGEDLLYLGDTARVPYGTKSPATVRRYAMEAAAFLTRRRVKMLVVACNTASSVALADLENQYKLPVIGVIEPGAKRAVSVTRSGRIGVIGTEGTIKSGAYTVAIKRLAPDADVVSIACPLFVPLVEEGWLNHPVTHLTARAYLDNLRHLGIDTLVLGCTHYPLLKPVLQEVLGPEVILIDSAEETAFTVAAMLGHCHRLRPSGEICTAQFFVTDVPERFQRVGSEFLGCPLATVEQVALD encoded by the coding sequence TTGCCGGACCGGGCTATTGGAGTATTCGACTCAGGGGTTGGGGGACTGACGGTCCTCAAGGAGATTCAGCGGTTGCTGCCGGGGGAAGACCTGCTCTACCTGGGGGACACGGCCCGCGTTCCCTATGGCACCAAAAGCCCCGCGACGGTGAGGCGCTACGCGATGGAGGCGGCCGCCTTTCTGACCCGCCGCCGGGTCAAGATGCTTGTCGTGGCGTGCAATACCGCCTCGTCCGTGGCACTGGCCGATCTCGAAAACCAATACAAGCTGCCGGTTATCGGTGTGATCGAGCCCGGCGCGAAACGGGCTGTGTCGGTAACCCGCAGCGGTCGCATCGGCGTGATCGGCACCGAGGGCACCATCAAGAGCGGCGCCTACACTGTAGCCATCAAACGGCTTGCCCCCGATGCCGACGTGGTGTCCATTGCCTGTCCGCTGTTCGTTCCACTGGTGGAGGAAGGCTGGCTGAACCATCCCGTAACCCATCTGACGGCGCGGGCTTATCTCGACAACCTGCGCCATCTCGGGATTGACACACTGGTCCTCGGTTGTACCCATTATCCCTTGCTCAAGCCGGTGTTGCAGGAGGTTCTCGGCCCGGAGGTCATTCTGATCGATTCCGCCGAAGAGACCGCTTTCACCGTTGCCGCCATGTTGGGGCATTGCCATCGCCTCCGGCCCTCGGGGGAGATCTGTACCGCGCAGTTTTTCGTCACCGATGTTCCCGAGCGGTTTCAACGGGTCGGCAGTGAGTTCCTTGGCTGTCCCCTCGCGACCGTGGAACAGGTTGCCCTCGACTGA
- a CDS encoding 2-hydroxyacyl-CoA dehydratase family protein — MVGFTTTIPLEIVIAAGRRPVDLNNIFIEDPACQSLIDEAEMAGFPRNCCGWIKGLYSAALHHGIREIIAVTEGDCSNTKALMEVLQLQGITTIPFAYPYDRSGITLEHEMRKLAEHFGVTPQKTEEAWRYLNAIRARVHEIDRLTWEENRVTGTENHLWQVCTSDMNGEPAVFEQQADAFLEEARRRDPLPDGLRLAYIGVPPIFTDLYAVTEELGGRVVFNETQRQFSMPYHATSLVEQYRSYTYPYDVFVRLDDIEKEIARRRIDGVIHYVQSFCFRQIEDLIVRRRLRQLPILTLEGDRPGPLDARTRIRLEGFIEMIKARHS; from the coding sequence ATGGTCGGATTTACCACTACCATCCCCCTGGAAATCGTCATCGCCGCAGGCCGGCGGCCCGTCGATCTGAATAATATCTTCATTGAAGACCCCGCCTGCCAGTCCCTCATCGACGAGGCGGAAATGGCCGGCTTCCCCCGCAATTGCTGCGGCTGGATCAAGGGACTCTACAGCGCCGCCCTGCATCACGGCATCCGCGAGATCATCGCCGTGACCGAAGGGGACTGTTCCAACACCAAGGCGCTGATGGAGGTGCTGCAGCTGCAGGGGATAACCACCATCCCCTTTGCCTACCCCTACGATCGCTCCGGCATTACCCTGGAACATGAGATGCGCAAGCTGGCGGAGCACTTCGGCGTCACTCCACAAAAAACCGAGGAAGCCTGGCGCTACCTCAATGCCATCCGCGCCCGGGTTCACGAAATCGATCGGCTCACCTGGGAGGAAAACCGGGTCACCGGCACGGAAAACCATCTCTGGCAGGTCTGCACCTCCGACATGAACGGCGAGCCGGCCGTCTTTGAACAGCAGGCGGATGCCTTCCTGGAAGAGGCCCGGCGTCGCGATCCCCTTCCGGACGGTCTGCGCCTGGCCTACATCGGCGTACCGCCGATTTTCACCGATCTGTATGCTGTCACCGAAGAACTCGGCGGCCGGGTGGTGTTCAACGAAACCCAGCGCCAGTTCTCCATGCCGTACCACGCCACATCGCTGGTCGAACAATACCGCAGCTACACCTATCCCTACGACGTGTTCGTGCGGCTGGATGACATCGAAAAGGAAATCGCGCGCCGCCGCATCGACGGCGTCATCCATTATGTGCAGTCTTTCTGTTTTCGCCAGATCGAGGACCTCATCGTGCGACGCCGCCTGCGGCAACTGCCGATCCTGACCCTCGAAGGCGACCGTCCCGGGCCCCTCGATGCGCGCACGCGGATCCGGCTGGAGGGATTCATCGAAATGATCAAGGCGAGGCATTCATGA
- the gap gene encoding type I glyceraldehyde-3-phosphate dehydrogenase — protein sequence MATKIAINGYGRIGRLALAAMYEQGLIGTDLDIVALVDLNPDARYFAYRTRYDSVHGRFPGEVATARSRAELEVDDTLIVNGDEILCLAAPASPDRLPWKALGVEYVIEATGRFNSMDKAGLHLAAGARKVILTAPGKGAMKSIVIGVNQDTYDPRTDHVISTASCTTNCLAPLVHVLLKEGVGLEQGLMSTIHAYTATQETVDSPSKKDWRGGRAAAINIIPSTTGAARAVGEVIPEVRGKLTGMAFRVPTPDVSVVDLTFRTARATSIEEIDGLMKKASETYLKNILEYMTEQLVSSDFLNSTSSSIYDSPATLQNNLPGESRFFKLISWYDNEVGYANRVVDMLRLMIASQK from the coding sequence ATGGCCACCAAAATCGCGATCAACGGCTACGGGCGGATCGGCAGGCTGGCCCTGGCCGCCATGTACGAGCAGGGGCTTATCGGCACGGATCTGGACATCGTGGCGCTGGTCGATCTGAATCCGGATGCCCGTTATTTCGCTTACCGCACCCGCTACGATTCGGTGCACGGACGGTTCCCCGGAGAGGTTGCGACCGCCAGAAGCCGCGCCGAACTGGAGGTCGACGATACCCTGATCGTCAACGGCGACGAGATCCTGTGCCTGGCCGCCCCGGCCAGTCCCGACCGGTTGCCCTGGAAGGCCCTCGGGGTCGAATATGTCATCGAGGCCACCGGGCGATTCAACAGCATGGACAAAGCCGGCCTGCATCTGGCAGCGGGAGCCCGTAAGGTGATTCTGACGGCGCCGGGCAAAGGCGCGATGAAGAGCATCGTCATCGGCGTCAACCAGGACACCTATGATCCGCGCACCGACCATGTCATATCCACCGCTTCCTGTACCACCAACTGCCTGGCGCCGCTGGTGCATGTGCTGCTGAAGGAGGGCGTCGGCCTGGAGCAGGGGCTGATGAGCACCATCCATGCCTATACAGCCACCCAGGAGACCGTCGACAGCCCCTCTAAAAAAGACTGGCGCGGCGGACGGGCGGCGGCCATCAATATCATACCTTCCACCACCGGGGCGGCTCGCGCCGTGGGGGAGGTGATTCCCGAGGTCAGGGGCAAGCTCACCGGCATGGCTTTTCGCGTGCCCACGCCCGATGTGTCGGTGGTCGATCTGACCTTCCGCACCGCGCGGGCTACCTCCATCGAGGAAATCGACGGCTTGATGAAAAAGGCTTCGGAAACCTACCTCAAGAACATTCTGGAGTACATGACCGAGCAACTGGTGTCTTCCGATTTTCTCAATTCCACCAGTTCCTCCATCTACGACTCGCCCGCCACCCTGCAGAACAACCTGCCAGGAGAGTCGCGTTTTTTCAAACTGATCTCCTGGTACGACAATGAGGTCGGCTATGCCAACCGGGTGGTTGACATGCTGCGCCTGATGATCGCCTCTCAGAAGTAG
- a CDS encoding MYG1 family protein produces the protein MHRIVVHGGNAHRDDFLAVSVLLATLEEAEVLRCDPSSEHLADHKTYVVDVGMEYDPARLNFDHHQDKSLPCAFHLVMQHLGHHQDAQAVFGWYPFMSMMDVRGPHRTAEHFGVDASVLLASSSPIDGYILSRFARLEVLCPEDLLYRFMREMGKDMLALIRLKKERLGRLKREARIVAVKQFKAVVCCIEDNPKLSMELYLKSLADESVVICITPSVRGAGWELLRLGDSRLVDFRAIADCPEVLFVHANGYIATTRSLIPLEQAVQLASRAVVEPAFESDK, from the coding sequence ATGCACAGAATCGTGGTACATGGGGGCAATGCGCACCGGGATGATTTCCTGGCGGTCAGCGTTCTGCTGGCTACGCTGGAAGAGGCGGAAGTTTTGCGTTGCGATCCTTCCTCCGAGCATCTCGCCGATCATAAAACCTACGTTGTGGATGTCGGCATGGAGTACGATCCGGCGCGGCTGAATTTTGACCACCACCAGGACAAATCCCTGCCATGTGCCTTCCACCTGGTCATGCAGCACCTCGGTCACCACCAGGACGCCCAGGCGGTATTCGGCTGGTATCCCTTCATGAGCATGATGGACGTCAGGGGGCCGCACAGGACCGCGGAGCATTTTGGCGTCGATGCCAGCGTACTGCTGGCGTCCTCTTCCCCAATCGACGGTTATATTCTTTCCAGGTTTGCCAGGCTCGAGGTGCTGTGTCCGGAAGATCTGCTTTACCGGTTCATGCGGGAAATGGGGAAGGACATGCTCGCTTTGATCCGGCTCAAGAAAGAGCGGCTGGGAAGGCTGAAGCGGGAGGCGCGCATCGTTGCGGTGAAGCAGTTCAAGGCGGTGGTGTGCTGCATCGAGGATAACCCGAAGCTGTCCATGGAGCTTTATCTGAAATCCCTGGCCGATGAGAGCGTCGTGATCTGCATCACGCCGTCGGTGCGGGGTGCGGGGTGGGAGTTGCTGCGCCTCGGCGACAGCAGGCTGGTCGATTTCCGTGCCATTGCCGATTGCCCGGAAGTCCTGTTCGTGCATGCCAACGGCTATATCGCTACCACGCGCAGCCTGATTCCTCTCGAACAGGCGGTGCAACTGGCTTCGCGGGCGGTGGTGGAGCCTGCCTTCGAATCAGATAAGTAG
- a CDS encoding acyl-CoA dehydratase activase: MTGIGIDLGSRQVKFAALDGEAIAWLHSYDTIPFYKRYACRRDDRLLLAYQDLGLLSPEEWQTTPLTATGYGRNTINLAGATVVPEIQAHIAGARFQTGRETFTLLDLGGQDSKVARLEDGILVDFLMNDKCAASSGRYLENMAKVLDVSLEELASHFEHPVSLDATCGIFGESELIGKIIEGHSLEALCAGVNQTLIKRVAPMLARFAQDTLVLTGGVAKNGAFVELLRRFSSAEILIPAHPQHNGAIGCAWLAGRR, encoded by the coding sequence ATGACCGGCATCGGCATCGACCTGGGCAGCCGCCAGGTCAAATTCGCGGCCCTTGACGGTGAGGCCATCGCCTGGCTGCACAGCTACGATACCATCCCCTTTTACAAGCGTTACGCCTGCCGTCGCGACGACCGGCTGCTGCTCGCCTACCAGGATCTGGGTCTTCTGTCGCCCGAGGAATGGCAAACCACGCCCTTGACCGCCACCGGCTACGGACGCAACACCATCAATCTGGCCGGCGCCACCGTGGTCCCTGAAATTCAGGCCCACATCGCCGGCGCACGCTTTCAGACCGGCCGGGAAACCTTTACCCTGCTCGATCTGGGTGGACAGGACAGCAAGGTCGCCCGCCTCGAAGATGGTATTCTGGTCGATTTCCTGATGAATGACAAATGCGCTGCCTCATCGGGGCGCTACCTGGAAAACATGGCCAAGGTGCTTGATGTTTCCCTGGAGGAGCTGGCCAGCCATTTCGAGCATCCGGTTTCACTCGATGCGACCTGCGGCATTTTCGGCGAGAGCGAGCTGATCGGCAAGATCATCGAGGGTCACTCCCTCGAAGCCCTGTGCGCCGGTGTCAATCAGACACTTATCAAGCGGGTGGCACCAATGCTGGCGCGCTTCGCCCAGGATACCCTCGTATTGACCGGCGGCGTAGCTAAAAACGGCGCCTTCGTCGAACTGCTGCGTCGCTTCAGCTCCGCCGAGATCCTCATCCCGGCCCATCCCCAGCACAATGGCGCCATCGGCTGCGCCTGGCTGGCCGGCCGCAGATAG